One window of Macrococcus sp. 19Msa1099 genomic DNA carries:
- the opp4A gene encoding oligopeptide ABC transporter substrate-binding protein yields the protein MKRKFKFFSILILALVLVLAACGGGKKNEDTGKTGAKSGKTEKSDAKGGTLNVGLSAPPEGNFQSIFAKSTGDSEVISYFNDGLVDYNDELEMKPKILSWKDKGDGKTYEFKVKKGIKWQDGNEFTINDWIFTLETLADKDYDGPRYTGVEDIKGAKEKHDGKADTVSGIKKIDDYTAEVTFDKKKVNNLLNLWTGAPISEKVFKDIPVKDMGKSPEVRKNPIGIGPFKVKKIVDGESVEFEKFKDYWQGEPKIDKVNLRVIEQTSLTQALESGEVDMASVTAPIAKEVKESGDEKLKVLESPSTSYMILGFVLNDYDKKTMKIGKERPKYQDVRLRKAMAHAINRDEWIKAFLYGYGEKTNSLIPSNHWVAADKDKLEDYKYDTKEAEKLLDEAGYKDKDGDGFREDPQGKPFEVNLKHYAGSNPTFEPRTAALKGYWEKVGLKTKVQMVEFGKFGTDLENADKDMEVYFRSWSQGADPDPSGLYRSDALWNESRYNNPEADKLLDDALDFDKVGTDKEKRKDLYVKWQQLMNKELPVIPMAELVDTTVVNDRVKNFEVSLKGTNPSYEWAVEDKK from the coding sequence ATGAAGAGAAAGTTTAAGTTTTTCAGTATTTTAATACTTGCATTAGTTTTAGTACTTGCTGCATGTGGTGGCGGTAAGAAGAATGAAGACACAGGTAAGACAGGTGCAAAAAGTGGTAAAACAGAAAAAAGTGACGCTAAAGGCGGGACTTTAAATGTAGGGCTGAGTGCACCACCAGAAGGTAACTTCCAGTCTATCTTTGCAAAAAGTACGGGAGATTCAGAAGTTATTAGTTATTTCAATGATGGATTAGTAGATTATAACGATGAACTAGAAATGAAGCCTAAAATTCTTTCGTGGAAAGATAAAGGTGACGGTAAAACTTATGAATTCAAAGTTAAAAAAGGGATTAAATGGCAAGATGGTAATGAATTTACAATCAATGACTGGATCTTCACTTTAGAAACTTTAGCGGATAAAGATTACGATGGTCCTCGTTATACTGGTGTGGAAGATATTAAAGGTGCTAAAGAAAAGCACGATGGCAAAGCCGATACTGTATCAGGTATCAAGAAAATTGATGACTATACAGCAGAAGTCACTTTTGATAAGAAGAAAGTAAATAATTTATTAAATTTATGGACAGGCGCTCCAATCAGTGAGAAAGTCTTTAAAGATATTCCAGTAAAGGATATGGGGAAATCACCAGAAGTTCGTAAAAATCCAATCGGTATTGGACCTTTCAAAGTTAAAAAGATTGTTGACGGTGAGTCTGTTGAATTTGAAAAGTTCAAAGACTACTGGCAAGGTGAACCAAAAATCGATAAGGTTAACCTACGTGTAATTGAACAGACTTCATTAACCCAAGCATTAGAAAGTGGAGAAGTAGATATGGCTTCTGTTACTGCACCAATTGCTAAAGAGGTTAAAGAATCTGGAGATGAAAAACTTAAAGTTTTAGAATCACCTTCAACAAGCTACATGATTCTTGGATTTGTATTAAATGATTATGATAAAAAGACGATGAAAATCGGAAAAGAACGTCCGAAGTACCAAGATGTAAGATTACGTAAAGCGATGGCGCATGCAATTAATCGTGATGAATGGATTAAAGCATTCTTATATGGTTATGGAGAAAAAACGAATAGTTTAATTCCATCTAATCACTGGGTAGCAGCGGATAAAGATAAGTTAGAAGATTATAAATATGATACAAAAGAAGCAGAAAAATTACTGGATGAAGCAGGATATAAAGATAAAGATGGAGATGGCTTCCGTGAGGATCCTCAAGGTAAACCATTCGAAGTTAACTTGAAACATTATGCAGGTTCTAATCCGACATTCGAACCACGAACTGCAGCTTTAAAAGGTTACTGGGAAAAAGTTGGTTTAAAAACAAAAGTTCAAATGGTTGAATTTGGTAAGTTTGGTACAGATTTAGAGAATGCTGATAAAGACATGGAAGTGTATTTCAGAAGTTGGTCTCAAGGCGCTGATCCAGACCCATCAGGACTATATCGTTCAGATGCACTTTGGAATGAGTCTCGTTATAATAATCCAGAAGCTGATAAGTTATTAGATGATGCATTAGACTTTGACAAAGTTGGAACAGATAAAGAAAAACGTAAAGACTTATACGTGAAATGGCAACAATTAATGAACAAAGAATTACCAGTTATTCCTATGGCGGAATTAGTAGATACTACGGTAGTTAATGATCGAGTTAAAAACTTTGAAGTATCACTTAAAGGTACAAATCCATCTTATGAATGGGCTGTAGAAGACAAGAAATAA
- a CDS encoding ATP-binding cassette domain-containing protein, with protein MVSKIIHNHSTNENVHFKEHMDENKKNLPKQITSQGLYGDGKEKLIEVKNLKQYFNVGKPNEVRAIDDISFDIYKGETLGLVGESGCGKSTTGRTLIKLYNATGGEVIFDGIDIQSIKKKKDLLKFNRRMQMIFQDPYASLNPRLKVMDIIAEGIDIHKLAKNKEERADRVYELLETVGLNKEHANRYPHEFSGGQRQRIGIARALAVEPEFIIADEPISALDVSIQAQVVNLMQKLQRERGITFLFIAHDLSMVKYISDRIGVMYFGKLVEVGPADSLYNNPMHEYTKSLLSAIPLPDPESERTRVRRTYNPEVHAYSPEDKLELREVAPDHYVYCSIEELEKYKKNYKL; from the coding sequence ATGGTGAGTAAAATAATTCATAATCATTCAACAAATGAGAATGTACACTTTAAAGAACATATGGATGAGAACAAAAAAAATTTACCAAAACAAATAACGTCACAAGGATTATATGGTGATGGAAAAGAAAAACTTATTGAAGTTAAGAATTTGAAACAATATTTCAATGTTGGTAAACCTAATGAAGTACGTGCAATTGATGATATTTCGTTTGATATTTATAAAGGTGAAACTTTAGGTCTTGTAGGAGAGTCTGGATGTGGTAAATCAACTACAGGACGTACTTTAATTAAGTTATATAATGCAACAGGCGGCGAAGTAATTTTTGATGGAATTGATATTCAATCAATTAAGAAAAAGAAAGACTTATTAAAATTTAATCGTCGTATGCAAATGATATTTCAGGATCCTTATGCATCCTTAAATCCAAGATTAAAAGTAATGGATATAATTGCAGAAGGAATAGATATCCATAAATTGGCTAAAAATAAAGAAGAACGTGCTGATCGTGTGTATGAATTATTAGAAACAGTAGGATTAAACAAAGAACATGCGAACCGTTATCCACATGAGTTTTCAGGTGGTCAAAGACAACGTATAGGCATTGCCCGTGCACTAGCAGTAGAACCTGAATTTATTATCGCAGATGAACCTATTTCAGCTCTTGATGTTTCAATCCAAGCACAAGTTGTAAATTTAATGCAGAAACTACAACGAGAACGTGGCATCACTTTTCTGTTTATTGCCCATGATTTATCCATGGTTAAATATATTTCAGATCGAATTGGTGTTATGTATTTTGGCAAGCTTGTTGAAGTAGGTCCAGCTGATTCACTTTACAATAATCCTATGCATGAATATACTAAATCGTTATTGTCGGCAATTCCATTACCAGATCCCGAGTCAGAGAGAACAAGAGTCAGAAGAACATACAATCCGGAAGTTCATGCATATTCTCCAGAAGATAAGCTTGAATTGCGTGAAGTCGCCCCCGATCATTATGTTTATTGTTCTATTGAAGAACTTGAAAAATATAAGAAAAATTACAAATTATAG
- a CDS encoding IS30 family transposase: protein MTHLNGTTNHIKGKHLTEFERHQIQILKSENYSNRAIAKILNRAPQTINNEINRGTVKQIKRIVSNSKEYFYDYECYFPDVAQLKYETNRMNSCRTPKHQLSHAFIDWADKMMLNKKWSPDVVIAYAKKNNIFCDSIIPCVSTLYNWIERGIMKTSNIDLIEKISRKPITNRRPSRKNKKVLGKSIEDRSHEINSRDVFGHWEIDTVIGSKLKNERALLTLVERQTRYEIIVPIKSKNNDAVTLALSQLKDQLDNSFSRIFKSITSDNGSEFSDLTETLPDTEIYFTHPYSSWERGTKENHHKFIRRIIPKGISMESVSDEIIYRIQNWMNNYPRKILDYETPKYLFLKSLKSEGLLSEPLSYYLY, encoded by the coding sequence ATGACTCATCTAAATGGTACCACTAATCATATTAAAGGAAAACACTTAACTGAATTTGAAAGACATCAAATTCAGATTTTGAAGAGTGAAAATTATTCAAATCGTGCTATTGCTAAAATTTTGAATAGAGCACCTCAAACGATTAACAATGAGATCAATAGAGGAACTGTTAAACAAATTAAGCGCATAGTTTCTAATAGTAAAGAATATTTTTATGATTATGAATGCTATTTCCCTGATGTTGCTCAACTTAAATATGAAACAAATCGTATGAATTCTTGCAGGACACCAAAACATCAGTTATCTCATGCTTTTATTGATTGGGCTGATAAGATGATGTTGAATAAAAAATGGTCTCCCGATGTTGTAATAGCCTATGCTAAAAAGAATAATATTTTTTGTGATTCTATTATTCCTTGTGTTTCAACACTATATAACTGGATTGAAAGAGGAATTATGAAGACCTCTAATATCGACCTTATAGAGAAGATATCACGAAAACCAATTACAAATAGAAGACCTAGTCGAAAAAATAAAAAAGTATTAGGAAAATCTATCGAAGATAGAAGTCACGAAATCAATTCTAGAGATGTCTTTGGTCATTGGGAAATTGATACTGTTATTGGTTCTAAACTTAAAAACGAAAGAGCGTTACTTACACTTGTTGAAAGACAGACACGATATGAAATCATCGTTCCTATTAAAAGTAAAAATAATGATGCTGTCACATTAGCATTAAGTCAATTAAAAGATCAATTAGATAATTCATTTTCACGAATATTCAAGTCTATTACTTCTGATAACGGATCAGAGTTCAGTGACCTTACGGAGACACTACCTGACACTGAAATATACTTTACGCACCCTTATTCATCATGGGAACGAGGTACTAAAGAAAACCATCATAAATTCATTAGACGGATAATCCCTAAAGGAATCAGTATGGAATCAGTATCTGATGAGATAATTTATCGTATCCAAAACTGGATGAACAATTATCCCAGAAAAATTCTAGATTATGAAACACCTAAATACCTGTTTCTGAAGTCACTAAAATCCGAAGGATTATTAAGTGAACCATTAAGCTACTATCTCTATTAA
- a CDS encoding peptide ABC transporter substrate-binding protein: MKKSFSYLLVLIITLSGFLAACSGGNKSDDKNAQVLNLQEGSDIPTLDSSLATDAVAFNVFFQVMEGLYTLDKNDKAIPAVAEGKPEKSKDGKTWTIKLRKDAKWSNGDPVTAKDFVFAWRRTLDPKTASEYSYIMMDLKNAQEVNTGKMKPEELGVKAIDDNTLEIQLNDNVPYFEELLTFGVFLPQNEKFVKEQGDKYGTTKETTLFNGPFVLNDWQTEKSFKLTPNKKYWDKDKVKLKEVNYKIIKDQNTALNLFNTGKLDRVTLPAEQVDKYKDDPKLSTELQSTTFFIRMNQENKDLANKDLRLAIAKSIDKQAYVDTLLKNGSKPLDTNTPKEFVEKDGKDFTDSLKNKLSYNKEEAKAHFEKAKKALGKDSFTFEYLTYDQEESKTAGEYIKEQLENNLPGLKINIKQQPFKQKLQLESKMKYDLSFAGWGPDYPDPMTFVDLYVTDGGHNQTGWSNKEFDQKVQDAKGPLLDDIDKRWTTMVEAEDIVLEEAVIAPIYQRGAARLVQPHVKNFIIHKFGADTSLKEVYIEKKK, encoded by the coding sequence ATGAAAAAAAGTTTTTCTTATTTACTTGTACTAATAATTACATTATCTGGATTTTTAGCAGCTTGTTCTGGAGGCAACAAATCAGATGATAAAAATGCTCAAGTATTAAACTTACAAGAAGGTTCAGATATACCAACACTTGACTCTTCATTAGCAACAGACGCTGTTGCATTCAATGTATTCTTTCAAGTAATGGAAGGACTTTATACATTAGATAAAAATGATAAAGCGATTCCTGCAGTTGCTGAAGGAAAACCCGAAAAGTCAAAAGATGGAAAAACATGGACGATTAAATTACGTAAAGACGCAAAATGGTCAAATGGAGATCCTGTAACAGCAAAAGACTTTGTTTTTGCTTGGAGAAGAACATTAGATCCTAAAACAGCATCTGAATATTCATACATTATGATGGATCTAAAAAATGCACAAGAAGTTAATACTGGAAAAATGAAACCAGAGGAACTAGGTGTTAAAGCTATAGATGATAATACTTTAGAAATTCAGTTAAATGACAATGTTCCTTATTTTGAAGAATTATTAACATTTGGAGTATTCCTACCTCAAAATGAGAAGTTTGTTAAAGAACAAGGTGATAAGTATGGTACTACAAAAGAAACTACTTTATTCAACGGTCCTTTCGTTTTAAATGATTGGCAAACTGAAAAATCATTTAAGTTAACACCTAATAAAAAATATTGGGATAAAGATAAAGTAAAACTTAAAGAAGTAAACTACAAAATCATTAAAGATCAAAATACTGCATTAAACTTATTTAATACTGGAAAATTAGATCGTGTAACATTACCAGCGGAGCAAGTTGATAAATATAAAGATGATCCTAAATTATCGACAGAATTACAGTCAACTACATTTTTTATCCGCATGAATCAAGAGAATAAAGATTTGGCTAACAAAGACTTAAGATTAGCGATTGCAAAATCAATTGATAAACAAGCGTATGTTGATACTTTACTTAAAAATGGTTCAAAACCTTTAGATACAAATACACCTAAAGAATTTGTTGAAAAAGACGGCAAAGATTTTACTGATTCATTAAAGAATAAATTATCTTATAATAAAGAAGAAGCTAAAGCACATTTCGAAAAAGCTAAAAAAGCTTTAGGTAAAGATTCGTTTACATTTGAATATTTAACTTATGATCAAGAAGAGTCGAAAACTGCTGGTGAGTATATCAAAGAACAATTAGAGAACAACTTACCTGGATTAAAAATAAATATTAAGCAGCAACCATTTAAACAGAAACTTCAATTAGAATCGAAAATGAAATATGATTTATCATTTGCTGGTTGGGGTCCTGACTATCCAGACCCAATGACGTTTGTTGACTTATATGTTACAGATGGAGGCCATAACCAAACAGGTTGGTCAAATAAAGAATTTGATCAAAAGGTTCAAGATGCAAAAGGTCCATTATTAGATGATATTGATAAACGATGGACAACGATGGTTGAAGCAGAAGATATTGTATTAGAAGAAGCTGTAATTGCCCCTATTTATCAACGTGGAGCTGCTCGATTAGTACAACCTCACGTTAAAAACTTTATAATTCACAAATTTGGAGCTGACACTTCATTAAAAGAAGTTTATATCGAAAAGAAAAAATAA
- a CDS encoding ABC transporter ATP-binding protein — MAERILEVKNLKVSFDIKAGEVQAVRGVDFYLDKAETLAIVGESGSGKSVTTKALMRLLPTPPSRIKEGQILFDGKDLTKLSEKEMQKVRGKDISMIFQDPMTSLNPTMKIGKQVMEPLIKHQKLSRVDAKSRALDILRLVGLPNPEGRFNNYPHQFSGGQRQRIVIATALACDPKILIADEPTTALDVTIQAQILELMKDLQKKIDTSIIFITHDLGVVANVADRVAVMYGGQIVETGTVDEVFYNPKHPYTWGLLSSMPSLDTDGETELKAIPGTPPDLIKPPIGDAFARRSEYALQIDFEQEAPWYQVSETHFVKSWLMDPNAPKVEPPEMVKQMMRPISSDFDKPIRVEGVSF; from the coding sequence ATGGCAGAAAGAATTTTAGAAGTTAAGAATTTAAAAGTTTCCTTCGATATTAAGGCGGGGGAAGTTCAAGCAGTACGTGGTGTTGATTTTTATCTGGATAAAGCGGAAACACTTGCAATTGTAGGAGAGTCGGGTTCAGGGAAATCGGTTACTACAAAAGCATTGATGAGATTATTACCGACACCTCCAAGTCGTATTAAAGAAGGTCAAATTTTATTTGACGGAAAAGATTTAACGAAATTGAGTGAAAAAGAAATGCAAAAGGTGCGCGGAAAAGATATTTCTATGATTTTCCAGGATCCTATGACAAGTTTAAATCCAACAATGAAGATTGGTAAACAAGTGATGGAGCCATTGATTAAACATCAGAAATTATCTAGAGTTGATGCGAAATCAAGAGCTTTAGATATATTAAGACTTGTTGGTTTACCTAACCCTGAAGGTAGATTTAACAATTATCCACATCAGTTCTCTGGTGGGCAACGTCAACGTATAGTAATTGCAACAGCATTAGCATGTGATCCTAAAATATTAATTGCAGATGAACCTACCACTGCTTTAGATGTTACAATTCAAGCACAAATTCTTGAATTAATGAAAGACTTACAAAAGAAAATTGATACATCAATAATATTTATTACACATGATTTAGGAGTAGTCGCTAACGTAGCTGATCGTGTGGCAGTAATGTATGGAGGGCAAATTGTTGAAACAGGAACTGTTGATGAAGTTTTCTATAATCCAAAACATCCATATACATGGGGATTATTGTCATCAATGCCGAGTTTAGATACTGATGGTGAAACAGAGCTAAAAGCGATACCAGGTACACCACCTGATTTAATTAAACCACCTATTGGTGATGCATTTGCTCGACGTTCAGAATACGCACTTCAAATTGACTTTGAACAAGAGGCACCATGGTATCAAGTGTCTGAAACACATTTTGTGAAATCATGGTTAATGGATCCGAATGCACCTAAAGTTGAACCACCTGAAATGGTAAAACAAATGATGCGTCCAATATCAAGTGATTTTGATAAACCTATTCGCGTTGAGGGGGTTAGCTTTTAA
- a CDS encoding dipeptide ABC transporter ATP-binding protein: MEKKTILEVKNLKQYYPIKGGFFKRTVGHVKAVDGISFKIFEGETMGLVGESGCGKSTAGRTILRLQDATDGTIDFLGQDITQLKGKELREARKGFQMVFQDPYASLNPMQMVGDIVGEPIRNYYGKKMDEIEDEVKDLLNRVGLNEDAYYRYAHEFSGGQRQRIGIARALALKPKLIIADEPVSALDVSVQSQVLNIMDDLQKEFNLSYLFIAHDLSVVKHVSDYIGVMYLGHLVEQGPADEVYNNPQHPYTKALISAIPEIDPEKRKERIILKGDLPSPADPPSGCPFHTRCPVAKAECKTIKPRSVQLSERHYASCILLEEGSAIDGSVNH, encoded by the coding sequence ATGGAGAAAAAAACGATATTAGAAGTTAAAAATTTGAAACAGTATTATCCAATCAAAGGCGGTTTCTTTAAACGCACAGTAGGTCACGTAAAAGCTGTTGATGGTATATCTTTCAAGATATTTGAAGGAGAGACAATGGGTCTTGTCGGTGAGTCAGGTTGTGGTAAGTCAACAGCAGGTCGTACAATATTAAGGTTGCAAGATGCAACAGATGGGACAATCGACTTTCTCGGACAAGATATTACACAGCTCAAAGGTAAAGAATTAAGAGAAGCGCGAAAAGGATTTCAGATGGTCTTTCAGGATCCCTATGCATCACTAAATCCTATGCAGATGGTTGGAGATATTGTTGGTGAACCTATTAGAAATTATTACGGAAAAAAGATGGATGAAATTGAGGATGAGGTTAAGGATCTGCTCAATCGTGTAGGTTTAAATGAAGATGCTTATTACCGCTATGCTCATGAATTTTCTGGTGGACAGCGTCAAAGGATAGGAATTGCACGTGCACTTGCATTAAAACCTAAACTCATCATAGCAGATGAACCTGTTAGTGCCTTGGACGTATCCGTACAATCACAAGTATTAAATATTATGGATGATTTACAGAAAGAGTTTAATCTAAGCTATTTATTTATTGCTCATGACTTAAGTGTAGTGAAACACGTTAGTGATTATATTGGTGTTATGTATCTTGGGCACCTTGTAGAACAAGGGCCAGCAGATGAAGTATACAATAATCCACAGCATCCGTATACGAAAGCACTCATTTCAGCAATACCGGAGATCGATCCTGAAAAGCGTAAAGAGCGTATTATATTAAAAGGTGATCTCCCTTCACCTGCTGATCCACCATCGGGATGTCCGTTCCACACAAGATGTCCTGTAGCAAAAGCAGAGTGTAAGACGATTAAGCCGAGAAGTGTTCAATTAAGTGAAAGACATTATGCTTCTTGCATCTTACTAGAGGAAGGGAGTGCTATAGATGGTTCAGTTAATCATTAA
- a CDS encoding ABC transporter ATP-binding protein: MSDRRIIEVNDLEVGFDIKGKFYNAVDGVSFSIDRGEVMGIVGESGCGKSVLSMSLMKLLPEKISRISGGEVIYKGEHIEKKTEEEINKFRGKEISMIFQEPMTSLNPVFTIGNQLIEMIQLHLKLNKQQARERAIELLRQVGIPRADKIVDEYPHQLSGGMRQRVMIALAISCMPSLLIADEPTTALDVTVQAQILELLKDVQTKTDMSIIFISHDLGVISEVCDTVAVMYAGRIIEKATVAEVFKNPKHPYTQLLLKSIPKLDEEVERLETIKGIVPSITELRSEGCRFAERCPFAMDHCYTTTPRASEFETGHVAYCHLYTDAKEVVK; this comes from the coding sequence ATGAGTGATAGAAGAATTATAGAGGTTAATGATCTAGAGGTTGGATTCGATATCAAAGGTAAGTTCTACAATGCGGTCGATGGCGTATCATTTAGTATAGATCGTGGCGAAGTGATGGGCATCGTTGGTGAATCAGGATGTGGGAAATCTGTGCTTAGTATGTCACTTATGAAACTACTCCCTGAGAAAATTTCTAGAATATCTGGAGGAGAAGTTATATATAAGGGTGAGCATATTGAAAAGAAAACCGAAGAAGAAATCAACAAATTTCGTGGTAAAGAAATTTCGATGATCTTCCAGGAGCCGATGACTTCCTTAAATCCAGTTTTCACAATTGGAAATCAGCTGATTGAAATGATTCAATTACATTTAAAGTTAAATAAACAGCAAGCACGAGAACGTGCAATAGAATTATTAAGACAAGTTGGAATCCCTCGTGCCGACAAGATTGTTGATGAATACCCCCATCAGCTATCAGGTGGCATGCGTCAGCGTGTTATGATTGCGCTTGCTATATCATGTATGCCAAGCTTACTCATTGCTGATGAACCAACCACAGCTTTAGACGTAACTGTTCAAGCTCAAATTCTAGAATTACTGAAAGATGTTCAGACAAAGACGGATATGTCAATTATCTTTATTTCTCATGATTTAGGCGTAATTTCAGAAGTATGTGATACTGTTGCGGTGATGTATGCCGGACGTATAATTGAAAAGGCAACGGTTGCTGAAGTATTTAAGAACCCAAAGCATCCATATACTCAACTTCTACTTAAATCGATTCCGAAATTAGATGAAGAAGTAGAGCGTCTTGAAACGATTAAGGGCATCGTACCTTCCATCACGGAATTAAGATCTGAAGGATGTCGTTTTGCAGAGAGATGTCCATTTGCAATGGATCATTGTTATACAACTACACCAAGGGCGTCGGAGTTTGAAACAGGACATGTAGCATATTGTCATCTATATACTGACGCTAAGGAGGTTGTGAAGTAA